TGATGCTCGAAATGATTATCAGGAGACCTGGAACCAGAAGGGGATAACCGACTTTCTTGATGGAAAAACCCACACGCACTCTCGCAAGTTGCCAAATTTGAAGGCTGAATCGGGACGCTGCCAAGTTGACGTATTCCTTCTTTATCAGGCCTTGGGTGGGTCTTTCAAGTCCGGACTTTAAAAAGGTGATTTTCCTTAGCCCGCCCCGCGCCTATGGAATGCTTCTTGCAAATTCCCCCTGTGTACGAAAATCCTTACGCCCCATATTCCTTAAGGAGCTGCCAACATGCAATTGGATAACGAAACCCTGCAAGATATTGTAATAACGGTAAAAGAAGTCCAACAAATTTTTCAGGCCCCAGCCCCGGACCCGGAGGGCATTGACAAATCCAAGGCGCAGGTCGGCGAATTATTGACGACCCTGGAAATGCTCATGGCCGAAGAACTGATGGAAATATGCGACAATCTTCTGGTCTATATGGACGATAAATTGGGCGACGGGCCGGCCCTGGAGGCCTGCGCAACGCTTTCTTTCGCCTTGGACGCGTTGTTGGAAAGCCTGGACCGGGCTCTGAACGGAGACCATGGGGATTACGGCATGGCCGAGGTCATGGCCATTTTGTCGGGACAGACGCCTTTGCCCGCTCAGGAGCCGGAGGCCGCCGCCGAGGATGCCGCAGCGGACATCATAGCGGATGCGTTAGGGGAAGACTCAGGGGACGGCCTGCCGGACGTTTTGGACATGTTGGAGGACTCCCTGGCCCCGGTCGAAGCCTCGGGCCGCGCCTTCGCAGGCGAGTTCCAAACGCCGCCTCTTCTCCAGGAAGCGTCCTCCGCCCCCAAAGAAACCCAGCCCAAAATCATGCCCCCCATTGTGGAAATGTGGAGAATGGACACGGAAGATTTTATGGATACCTTCCAGAAGCATCTGGAAGTGGAAGGCGGGTCCGTATGCATCAGTCAAGATGAAAACGGCGAGCCCACTGTCACGCTATCCATTCCCCGGGATAAAATCGGAGGCATCCAGGCCGCCTTCACAGGAACCCTGGCTTCCGGCATGACCAAAGAGGCGGGGATGGATCCGGCCATGGACGGGACCGAAATTATCACCAAGATGCTGGAATTCATGAAGGCACTTTCTGCGGGAGATATTGACGAGGCGGAAACAATCCTGGAAGGCGTTACCAAAGGCTCCCCGGGCTTTGGCCTCTTTGGTGAAATAGGCCAGATGGCCAGAGCGCTGCATGAATCTTTGCGGGAGTTCTCCAACACCCTGGATCCGGAAATGAAAGGACTGGTGGAGGAAAAGCTGCCCGACTCCAGCCTGCGACTGGAGCACATCATCGAACTCACGGAAAACGCCGCCTCCACCACCATGGACCTGACGGAGGTTATTCAGGAGAGAAATGAAAAAAGCATGGCCCTCATGGACAAGCTGAAAAGCTCATCCAGCGACGTGGAAGTCCTCATGGCCTCCCTGGACAAATTGATGGACCTGGCAACGGAGAACAAAGACCAGCCCAGCGCTGAAAATATCCCCATCATGCATGGCCTTTTGCGTATGGCCCGGGAAAAAGTCCAGGCCTGCGGCGCCGCGACCGACTCCATCATGGAGTCCACCACAGCCACCAACAAGGACCTCGTGGACATCTTTACGGCCCAGGACTACCAGGACCTCACCGGTCAGGTGATTCAAAAAATCATCACCCTGATCAAGGAACTGGAATCCAAACTGCTGAACCTGGTCACCAAATTCGGCGTGAAAGTCTCCAAAGACAAAACCGGGGAGCAGCAGGAGGAATTGTACGGCCCCTCCCACGCCCAGCGGGACGACGCGGTTCACTCCCAGGACGAGGTGGACGCCTTGCTCAAGGAGTTCGGTTTTTAATCGGCGCCACGTCCTTTTTGCCTCGCCCCCTTGATTTTTAGCTCCGAAAATGCTCAAAAAGAGTCCGGCTTGAGAAGTTCCTCAAGCCGGACTCTCAAGGACCGAACCCGCGCTTCACGCGTGCGGTCCCGAAACCATGTAAAACCATAAGGAGCTTTACGCCATGGATATGTCCAGCATGAACCGGGACGAATTGTTTATGTATGTAGAAGGCCTCATCAAACAAAAAGGTTACTCCAGCGTGACCGAAACCTGGAGGCAGATTGCAGCCCGCATCCAAAAGGACGACCCTGAGTTCGCCGCCTTTTTATGCGAGGCCGAGGACAACTGGGACGATGCAAACTGATCCTCCCCCCTCCCCTGTTTAGAAGACAACCAATTCAGCTTTAGCCAGGAGGCTCAGCCTTGCTCCAACGCACCTTTATGCACATTCAGGGAATCGGCGAAAAAACGGAAAAACGCATTTGGAGCAAGGGGATAGCCACCTGGCAGGATTTTCTCGACTGGCCCGGCCCCGTGTTCTCCCCGGGGCGGGACAGGGTGATCCGGGCCGCCCTGGAAGAGTCCCTTGTGCACCTGGACGATCCGGCGTATTTTAAAAAACTGCTGCCTTCCAATCAAGCATGGCGGATGTATCGCCGCTTCAAAGGCAAAACCGCCTTTTTGGACATCGAAACCAGCGGCCTGGACCAGGACATGCACGAAATCACGGTCATCGGCGTGTATGACGGCCAAAAGGTTTTCTCCTACGTGAACGGATTCAATCTGCCTGACTTTGAAATCGACATCGCCGAATACGACATGGTCATCACCTTCAACGGAGCCATGTTCGACCTGCCCTTCATCAGGCGGTCCTTTCCTTCCATCACCCTGCCCGAGGGGCACATCGACCTCATGCATGCCTTGCGGAAACTGGGATACCGGGGCGGCCTGAAAAAAATCGAAAAGGACCTGGGCATCAGCCGCGGAGAGGATATCGACGGGCTGGGAGGCTACGAGGCCGTGCTCCTGTGGAGAGATTGGCGAAACGGCGATAAGGCCGCCCTGGACCGCTTGATCGCATACAACACGGCGGACATCGTCAACCTAAAGCCCCTCATGGAACTGGCCTACGACAGATTGTCCTCCCAGACGCTTGCGCCTATTCAGTAGCCCTCGCGTCACGGTCATGCAAGAAGCCTGATCATAAAAACCAGCAATCGCAACCTTTTCCATATCTTGAAAAACGACGCTGGGTCCCCGCTTGCGGTCGATCCTGAAAAAAACGGATCTCCCTTGCGGGGATGACGGGCAATTTGGGCGATGAAAATTGAGCCGGGCGTTTGCCGCCGCCTGCTTTTGTTGGGTTTCGCAAGCTCTACCCAACCTACGCCTTTTCATGTAAAAATAGTAGGTTGGGTAGAGATAAGAAAATCGCTTCCAGGGCTGGAGCTCTCTTAGCACAGGAACAATAATCGAAGTCATAAAACTATGTTCGAAACCCAAC
This genomic stretch from Desulfatibacillum aliphaticivorans DSM 15576 harbors:
- a CDS encoding protein phosphatase CheZ, which encodes MQLDNETLQDIVITVKEVQQIFQAPAPDPEGIDKSKAQVGELLTTLEMLMAEELMEICDNLLVYMDDKLGDGPALEACATLSFALDALLESLDRALNGDHGDYGMAEVMAILSGQTPLPAQEPEAAAEDAAADIIADALGEDSGDGLPDVLDMLEDSLAPVEASGRAFAGEFQTPPLLQEASSAPKETQPKIMPPIVEMWRMDTEDFMDTFQKHLEVEGGSVCISQDENGEPTVTLSIPRDKIGGIQAAFTGTLASGMTKEAGMDPAMDGTEIITKMLEFMKALSAGDIDEAETILEGVTKGSPGFGLFGEIGQMARALHESLREFSNTLDPEMKGLVEEKLPDSSLRLEHIIELTENAASTTMDLTEVIQERNEKSMALMDKLKSSSSDVEVLMASLDKLMDLATENKDQPSAENIPIMHGLLRMAREKVQACGAATDSIMESTTATNKDLVDIFTAQDYQDLTGQVIQKIITLIKELESKLLNLVTKFGVKVSKDKTGEQQEELYGPSHAQRDDAVHSQDEVDALLKEFGF
- a CDS encoding ribonuclease H-like domain-containing protein produces the protein MLQRTFMHIQGIGEKTEKRIWSKGIATWQDFLDWPGPVFSPGRDRVIRAALEESLVHLDDPAYFKKLLPSNQAWRMYRRFKGKTAFLDIETSGLDQDMHEITVIGVYDGQKVFSYVNGFNLPDFEIDIAEYDMVITFNGAMFDLPFIRRSFPSITLPEGHIDLMHALRKLGYRGGLKKIEKDLGISRGEDIDGLGGYEAVLLWRDWRNGDKAALDRLIAYNTADIVNLKPLMELAYDRLSSQTLAPIQ